From Pseudobdellovibrio exovorus JSS, a single genomic window includes:
- a CDS encoding tetratricopeptide repeat protein, with product MKLTHSIVGTLVVAGLLGGSVAMAQQTGSNQKKVTLGDLLRRAKEESRGSKVNQIEKKATAVPNSNLTFEKSQSAVNLNDIKPPETSRIYSYENADQAAYERTLDSQIKELYQLTQRFKDSPNRGELWLRLAELYVEKSALVDARKQKEYDQKLKEFQSGRSRVRPTLETAEARDYNKRAIQLYEWFLRDYPNDPKISQALFFLGYNNFEIGEVQKGSAYYSQLTSRFPNSPFAGDAHFAVAENLFENEKWADAYKEYSFLIKDNKHHLHLIALYKGAWCLYRTGKTEDGIKYLDYIVKSGARNSQQVNRATGRRIDGARLENEALKDLVIFFADSGDTNRALSYFKNVNGKEYLPSIERLAYVLSDKGNREGSREAFRYLISREPNSKKAFEYQYQIVQNYFFAKNSPEFKNELYKWITNYNSKSQWYNLHSSDRSFIVKSNQLREQTLRNYILQQHQTAQNSRAEFSRQSADEGYKLYFQEFGNSTSAADMRFFYGELLYDMKRYSDAANEYTVVVNRFPNSQYAEKASQNILLALEKTVPTDAEFQRRTGNSLDPVPLDEPTKKFIATSNWYLQKYPKSEKAAEIKFRIGRIYYLTNNFNPAEKQFREIVQQHPRTTYSEYSANLLLDIYNLKQDYVGLEKIGSELLADSSISNAKLGDDIRGVIEKASFKQAQTFEVDKKYAEAATQYQSFGLQNPKSNLAAVAFFNAGVNFERAGKTKDAASNYQRAVATNTTGTSAEVKSKAKRLLAKIKQDAGSFEEAAVLYSDLYRENPKDPLAPNFLYNAALMKEIAGNPAEAFDDYNAYIKLNTNKSENAEIVFKMAEQQRRLKMNADSLANYRRYLELPEARVDRRIEAQYWVVDLSSKLGQRSELATAEARINTWRNTLQGARREAAGVYLAKVRIMQSQQNFQRLKEVTIPSVPSQQKAAIDKKLEIMAVLNEQLGQVIQLASPEEIVDALYILAEANEHMALSIRAVPIPENIAAENRQQYLDEVNKIVMPFATKADESYKLAIERGQDLKGYNTSYQNAYQKMSQKYPDQYYSAKETVSGTRAIDWGVKTK from the coding sequence ATTAGATAGTCAAATTAAAGAGCTGTATCAACTGACTCAGCGTTTTAAAGATAGCCCTAATCGTGGTGAGCTTTGGCTGCGCCTAGCTGAGCTATATGTTGAAAAATCAGCTTTAGTCGATGCTCGAAAACAAAAAGAGTATGATCAAAAGCTGAAAGAGTTTCAAAGTGGTCGCAGTCGTGTACGTCCCACATTAGAAACAGCTGAGGCCCGCGACTACAATAAAAGAGCGATTCAACTATATGAATGGTTCTTGCGCGATTACCCGAATGATCCAAAAATCAGCCAAGCCTTATTTTTCTTAGGTTACAATAATTTCGAGATCGGTGAGGTTCAAAAGGGAAGCGCTTACTACAGTCAGTTGACGTCACGATTTCCGAATAGTCCATTTGCCGGAGATGCTCACTTCGCCGTGGCCGAAAATCTATTTGAAAATGAAAAGTGGGCGGATGCCTATAAAGAATATTCATTTTTAATTAAAGACAATAAGCACCACTTACACCTTATTGCTCTGTATAAAGGGGCATGGTGTCTTTATCGTACAGGTAAGACCGAAGATGGGATCAAATACCTTGATTACATTGTAAAATCTGGAGCCCGAAACTCTCAGCAGGTTAATCGAGCGACAGGTAGACGGATCGATGGTGCTCGCTTAGAAAATGAAGCCCTAAAAGATCTAGTGATCTTTTTTGCCGACAGTGGCGATACGAATCGCGCTCTTTCCTATTTTAAAAATGTGAATGGGAAAGAATACTTACCGAGTATTGAAAGACTAGCCTACGTGCTTTCCGATAAAGGGAATCGCGAAGGGTCCCGAGAGGCCTTTCGTTATCTGATCAGTCGCGAACCGAATTCGAAAAAAGCTTTCGAATATCAGTACCAGATTGTACAAAATTACTTTTTTGCGAAGAATTCACCTGAGTTTAAAAATGAGCTTTATAAGTGGATTACAAACTACAACTCAAAGTCGCAATGGTATAACTTACACAGCAGTGACCGCTCGTTTATCGTAAAAAGCAATCAACTGCGCGAACAGACACTTAGAAATTATATTTTGCAACAACATCAGACAGCTCAAAACTCTAGAGCAGAGTTTTCACGTCAAAGTGCAGATGAAGGGTACAAGCTTTACTTCCAAGAGTTTGGCAACTCGACCTCTGCTGCAGACATGCGATTCTTCTATGGTGAGCTTCTATACGATATGAAGCGCTATTCCGATGCCGCAAATGAATACACAGTTGTGGTCAATCGTTTTCCGAATAGCCAGTATGCCGAAAAGGCATCTCAGAATATCTTGTTGGCTTTAGAAAAAACGGTGCCGACGGATGCGGAATTCCAAAGAAGAACTGGAAACTCATTAGACCCAGTGCCATTGGACGAACCGACTAAGAAATTTATTGCGACCTCTAATTGGTATTTACAGAAATATCCGAAATCTGAAAAAGCGGCCGAGATCAAGTTTCGTATAGGTCGTATTTATTATTTAACAAATAATTTTAATCCTGCGGAAAAGCAATTCCGTGAGATTGTTCAGCAGCATCCGCGCACGACTTATTCTGAGTACTCAGCTAACTTGTTATTAGATATTTATAATTTGAAACAAGACTATGTGGGCTTAGAAAAGATTGGGTCTGAGTTATTAGCAGACTCTTCGATTTCTAACGCTAAGTTAGGTGACGATATTCGTGGTGTGATCGAAAAAGCGAGCTTTAAACAAGCGCAAACTTTCGAGGTAGACAAGAAGTACGCAGAAGCGGCTACTCAATATCAAAGTTTTGGACTACAGAATCCAAAATCAAATTTAGCAGCTGTCGCTTTTTTCAATGCGGGTGTTAACTTTGAAAGAGCGGGTAAAACAAAAGATGCAGCAAGTAACTACCAGCGGGCTGTAGCCACCAATACGACTGGAACTTCTGCTGAAGTAAAATCAAAAGCTAAACGTCTGTTAGCGAAAATTAAACAGGACGCGGGTTCTTTTGAAGAAGCTGCCGTTCTTTACTCAGATTTATACCGCGAGAACCCAAAAGATCCATTGGCTCCGAACTTTTTGTATAATGCGGCTTTGATGAAAGAAATTGCTGGTAATCCAGCAGAGGCATTTGATGATTATAATGCCTACATCAAACTCAATACCAATAAGAGCGAAAATGCAGAAATCGTCTTTAAAATGGCTGAACAGCAAAGACGATTAAAAATGAATGCAGATTCTTTGGCGAACTATCGTCGCTATTTAGAGCTGCCAGAGGCACGAGTAGATAGACGTATCGAGGCTCAGTACTGGGTGGTCGATTTGTCATCTAAGTTAGGCCAACGATCGGAACTGGCAACAGCGGAAGCACGTATCAATACATGGAGGAATACTCTACAAGGTGCACGCCGTGAAGCGGCCGGAGTCTATTTAGCAAAAGTCAGAATCATGCAAAGCCAGCAGAACTTCCAACGCCTAAAAGAAGTGACGATTCCAAGTGTGCCAAGCCAACAAAAAGCGGCGATTGATAAAAAGCTGGAAATTATGGCTGTTTTAAATGAGCAGTTAGGGCAAGTGATTCAATTGGCATCTCCGGAAGAGATCGTGGACGCCTTATACATTTTAGCTGAAGCGAATGAGCATATGGCTTTATCTATCAGAGCTGTTCCTATTCCAGAAAATATCGCGGCTGAAAATCGTCAACAGTATTTAGATGAAGTGAACAAAATCGTGATGCCATTTGCGACGAAAGCAGATGAAAGTTACAAGTTGGCTATCGAGCGTGGACAGGATTTGAAGGGCTACAATACTTCGTACCAAAACGCTTATCAGAAAATGAGTCAAAAGTATCCGGATCAGTATTACAGTGCAAAAGAAACTGTATCAGGAACTCGGGCTATTGATTGGGGAGTTAAAACAAAATGA